Proteins from one Streptomyces genisteinicus genomic window:
- a CDS encoding Clp protease N-terminal domain-containing protein codes for MHHSSPRVPRQPAPGPAGTGAGLTDELGAVVAGARRRALRDGDPQIDTAHLLHSLLEADPEVRDAVGDGPQVARVLGYLVQRSIGYGLRWQGSVEDSGALRVIGRGETGWSPSVSGAMRGAMVRAGLRGEPHARCLDVLACIAADPDCRAVEVLRRAGVDAAGVVARIAEASRHASPR; via the coding sequence TCCCCGCGCGTACCGCGCCAGCCCGCTCCCGGCCCCGCCGGGACCGGCGCCGGGCTCACCGACGAGCTCGGCGCCGTGGTCGCGGGCGCGCGCCGCCGGGCGCTGCGCGACGGGGACCCCCAGATCGACACCGCCCACCTGCTCCACTCCCTCCTCGAGGCCGACCCCGAGGTGCGCGACGCGGTCGGCGACGGGCCGCAGGTGGCCCGCGTGCTCGGCTACCTCGTGCAGCGCAGCATCGGGTACGGCCTGCGCTGGCAGGGATCGGTGGAGGACTCCGGCGCCCTCCGGGTGATCGGCCGCGGCGAGACCGGATGGTCGCCCTCGGTCTCCGGGGCCATGCGCGGAGCAATGGTCAGAGCCGGGCTGCGGGGCGAGCCGCACGCCCGGTGCCTCGACGTCCTCGCCTGCATCGCCGCCGACCCGGACTGCCGGGCCGTGGAAGTGCTGCGCCGGGCGGGCGTCGACGCCGCCGGGGTGGTCGCGCGCATCGCGGAAGCGTCTCGACATGCGTCACCCAGGTGA